One window from the genome of Haemorhous mexicanus isolate bHaeMex1 chromosome 22, bHaeMex1.pri, whole genome shotgun sequence encodes:
- the LOC132337497 gene encoding ras GTPase-activating protein 4-like isoform X2 — protein sequence MARRSALSIRIVEGRNLPAKDITGSSDPYCIVKIDDEAIIRTATVWKTLSPFWGEEYEVQLQPGFHSISIYVMDEDALSRDDIIGKVCITRDMLAEHPKGYSGWMSLSEVDPDEEVQGEIHLRVEVLGSQGSRRLRCSVLEARDLARKDRNGASDPFVRLRYNGKTQESTVVKKSCYPRWNETFEFELAEPAGEKLCVEVWDWDLVGRNDFLGKVVFSVQGLEAAGQEEGWFRLWPDKSKPTEDERRGSLGSLQLQVKLRDETVLPSHCYQPLVQLLCQEVKSGRQDGQVHLVTLLDETTTAECRQEVAINLVKLFLGQGLVKEFLDLLFELELAKPCEPNTLFRSNSLASKSMESFLKVTGMPYLHFVLGPTIARVFEEKKYVELDPGKVEIKDVGCSGLHRVQTESEVIEQGRQHLQSYLGELLDAIVRSAPACPPLIRAAFRQLFQRVGERFPQHQHAKFVAVTSFLCLRFFSPAVMTPKLFQLRATHADARTSRTLLLLAKAIQLVGNMEPAAGRAKETWLSPLLPALQQGTARMRDFITRLVGTEEDQGEEEGEGRPPPAVVKEGLLLVHKTRGNGPLLAAAAGKKLHFCLTGESLSFGKSPGAERIGAIALGDILAAEKVEEKSFGSSHVMQVVYLATGGQQETAYLQCKCVNELNQWLSALRKVCGNNPRVLRSYHPGVFRGDKWSCCHQRDRTGLGCDRTRHGVTLQDWSDPLDPTVEAQRLFQHLQGLRDTLRDKYWELLEPEHAQNGPRGEGSPSTRTPRCPTPACSPSTRRTTRSGTSSSRSCSKTRRCCLQGTRSHTLWNIKSSSVSKPPQTTAPRKLSPMPSQT from the exons ATGGCCCGGCGCAGCGCCCTCTCCATCCGCATCGTGGAGGGCAGGAACCTGCCCGCCAAGGACAT CACGGGGAGCAGTGACCCATACTGCATTGTGAAGATCGACGATGAGGCCATCATCAG GACTGCCACGGTGTGGAAGACGCTGTCCCCGTTCTGGGGGGAGGAATACGaggtgcagctccagcctggcttccACAGCATCTCCATCTACGTCATGGACGAGGATGCCCTCAG CCGTGATGACATCATTGGGAAGGTCTGCATCACCCGGGACATGCTGGCAGAGCACCCCAAGG GATACAGTGGCTGGATGAGCCTCAGCGAGGTGGACCCTGATGAGGAGGTGCAGGGGGAGATCCACCTGCGGGTGGAggtcctgggcagccagggcagtcGGCGGCTGCGCTGCTCCGTGCTGGAGGCCAG GGATTTGGCCAGGAAGGACCGGAATGGTGCCTCCGACCCCTTTGTCCGCCTGCGCTACAATGGGAAGACACAGGAGAGCACC GTGGTCAAGAAATCCTGTTACCCTCGCTGGAATGAGACCTTCGAGTTTGAGCTGGCTGAGCCTGCCGGGGAGAAGCTCTGCGTGGAGGTGTGGGACTGGGACCTCGTCGGCAGGAACGACTTCCTGGGCAAG GTGGTGTTCAGTGTCCAGGGGCTGGAGGCGGCCGGGCAGGAGGAGGGGTGGTTCAGGCTGTGGCCAGACAAGTCCAAGCCGACAGAGGACGA gcgccggggcagcctgggctcgctgcagctgcaggtgaaGCTTCGGGACGAGACGGTTCTTCCCTCCCACTGCTACCAGCCCTTggtgcagctcctgtgccaggaggTGAAGTCGGGGCGCCAG GATGGCCAAGTGCACCTGGTCACCCTCCTGGACGAAACCACCACGGCCGAGTGCCGGCAGGAGGTCGCCATCAACTTGGTCAAACTCTtcctgggccaggggctggTCAAGGAGTTCCTGGACCTGCTCTTTGAGCTGGAGCTGGCCAAGCCCT GCGAGCCCAACACTCTGTTCCGGAGCAACTCTCTGGCCTCAAAGTCGATGGAGTCCTTCCTCAAG GTGACAGGGATGCCTTATCTGCACTTTGTCCTGGGCCCCACCATCGCCCGCGTGTTTGAGGAGAAGAAATACGTGGAGCTGGACCCCGGCAAGGTGGAGATCAAAGACGTCGG GTGCTCGGGGCTGCACCGGGTGCAGACGGAGAGCGAGGTGATCGAGCAGGGCCGACAGCACCTCCAGTCCTACCTGGGCGAGCTCCTGGACGCCATCGTCAGGTCGGCCCCGGCGTGTCCCCCCCTGATCCGCGCCGCGTTCCGCCAGCTCTTCCAGCGCGTCGGGGAGCGCTTCCCGCAGCACCAG CACGCCAAATTTGTGGCTGTCACCAGCTTCCTGTGCCTGCGCTTCTTCTCGCCGGCCGTGATGACCCCCAAGCTGTTCCAGCTGCGGGCCACACACGCGGACGCGCGGACTAGCCgcacgctgctgctgctggccaag GCCATCCAGCTGGTCGGGAACATGGAGCCGGCAGCCGGGCGGGCCAAGGAGACGTGGCTGTCGCCGCTGCTGCccgccctgcagcagggcaccGCCCGCATGAGGGACTTCATCACCCGCCTGGTGGGCACGGAGGAGGACCAGGGCgaggaggagggtgaggggcggcccccgccggcCGTGGTGAAGGAGGGGCTGCTCCTTGTGCACAAAACACGGGGCAATGGGCCGCTGCTCGCTGCTGCCGCCGGTAAGAAACTCCATTTCTGCCTCACCGGAGAGTCCCTGAGCTTCGGCAAGAGCCCCGGAGCGGAG CGTATTGGTGCCATAGCCCTGGGCGACATCCTGGCGGCcgagaaggtggaggagaagaGCTTCGGCAGCTCCCACGTCATGCAGGTGGTCTACCTGGCCACGGGCGGGCAGCAGGAGACGGCCTACCTGCAGTGCAAG TGTGTCAACGAGCTGAACCAGTGGCTGTCAGCCCTGCGCAAGGTGTGCGGCAACAACCCCCGAGTGCTCCGCTCCTACCACCCCGGTGTGTTCCGCGGGGACaagtggagctgctgccaccagcgCGACAGGACAG GGCTGGGATGCGACCGAACCCGGCACGGCGTCACCCTGCAGGACTGGAGTGACCCGCTGGACCCCACGGTGGAGGCTCAGCGCCTCttccagcacctgcagggccTCCGGGACACCCTCag GGACAAgtactgggagctgctggagccggAGCACGCCCAGAACGGCCCGCGGGGTGAAG GATCACCATCAACAAGGACACCAAGGTGCCCAACGCCTGCCTGTTCACCATCAACAAGGAGGACCACACGCTCGGGAACATCATCAAGTC gcagctgctcaAAGACCCGCAGGTGCTGTTTGCAGGGTACAAGGTCCCACACCCTCTGGAACATAAAATCATCATCCGTGTCCAAACCACCCCAGACTACAGCCCCCAGGAAGCTTTCACCAATGCCATCACAGACCTGA
- the LOC132337497 gene encoding ras GTPase-activating protein 4-like isoform X3, producing the protein MARRSALSIRIVEGRNLPAKDITGSSDPYCIVKIDDEAIIRTATVWKTLSPFWGEEYEVQLQPGFHSISIYVMDEDALSRDDIIGKVCITRDMLAEHPKGYSGWMSLSEVDPDEEVQGEIHLRVEVLGSQGSRRLRCSVLEARDLARKDRNGASDPFVRLRYNGKTQESTVVKKSCYPRWNETFEFELAEPAGEKLCVEVWDWDLVGRNDFLGKVVFSVQGLEAAGQEEGWFRLWPDKSKPTEDERRGSLGSLQLQVKLRDETVLPSHCYQPLVQLLCQEVKSGRQDGQVHLVTLLDETTTAECRQEVAINLVKLFLGQGLVKEFLDLLFELELAKPCEPNTLFRSNSLASKSMESFLKVTGMPYLHFVLGPTIARVFEEKKYVELDPGKVEIKDVGCSGLHRVQTESEVIEQGRQHLQSYLGELLDAIVRSAPACPPLIRAAFRQLFQRVGERFPQHQHAKFVAVTSFLCLRFFSPAVMTPKLFQLRATHADARTSRTLLLLAKAIQLVGNMEPAAGRAKETWLSPLLPALQQGTARMRDFITRLVGTEEDQGEEEGEGRPPPAVVKEGLLLVHKTRGNGPLLAAAAGKKLHFCLTGESLSFGKSPGAERIGAIALGDILAAEKVEEKSFGSSHVMQVVYLATGGQQETAYLQCKCVNELNQWLSALRKVCGNNPRVLRSYHPGVFRGDKWSCCHQRDRTGLGCDRTRHGVTLQDWSDPLDPTVEAQRLFQHLQGLRDTLRDKYWELLEPEHAQNGPRGEAVALRREPPVSGPPCPAPLAPLPAAGPPARLGALWGREEHREGGSDVSEAKRRPP; encoded by the exons ATGGCCCGGCGCAGCGCCCTCTCCATCCGCATCGTGGAGGGCAGGAACCTGCCCGCCAAGGACAT CACGGGGAGCAGTGACCCATACTGCATTGTGAAGATCGACGATGAGGCCATCATCAG GACTGCCACGGTGTGGAAGACGCTGTCCCCGTTCTGGGGGGAGGAATACGaggtgcagctccagcctggcttccACAGCATCTCCATCTACGTCATGGACGAGGATGCCCTCAG CCGTGATGACATCATTGGGAAGGTCTGCATCACCCGGGACATGCTGGCAGAGCACCCCAAGG GATACAGTGGCTGGATGAGCCTCAGCGAGGTGGACCCTGATGAGGAGGTGCAGGGGGAGATCCACCTGCGGGTGGAggtcctgggcagccagggcagtcGGCGGCTGCGCTGCTCCGTGCTGGAGGCCAG GGATTTGGCCAGGAAGGACCGGAATGGTGCCTCCGACCCCTTTGTCCGCCTGCGCTACAATGGGAAGACACAGGAGAGCACC GTGGTCAAGAAATCCTGTTACCCTCGCTGGAATGAGACCTTCGAGTTTGAGCTGGCTGAGCCTGCCGGGGAGAAGCTCTGCGTGGAGGTGTGGGACTGGGACCTCGTCGGCAGGAACGACTTCCTGGGCAAG GTGGTGTTCAGTGTCCAGGGGCTGGAGGCGGCCGGGCAGGAGGAGGGGTGGTTCAGGCTGTGGCCAGACAAGTCCAAGCCGACAGAGGACGA gcgccggggcagcctgggctcgctgcagctgcaggtgaaGCTTCGGGACGAGACGGTTCTTCCCTCCCACTGCTACCAGCCCTTggtgcagctcctgtgccaggaggTGAAGTCGGGGCGCCAG GATGGCCAAGTGCACCTGGTCACCCTCCTGGACGAAACCACCACGGCCGAGTGCCGGCAGGAGGTCGCCATCAACTTGGTCAAACTCTtcctgggccaggggctggTCAAGGAGTTCCTGGACCTGCTCTTTGAGCTGGAGCTGGCCAAGCCCT GCGAGCCCAACACTCTGTTCCGGAGCAACTCTCTGGCCTCAAAGTCGATGGAGTCCTTCCTCAAG GTGACAGGGATGCCTTATCTGCACTTTGTCCTGGGCCCCACCATCGCCCGCGTGTTTGAGGAGAAGAAATACGTGGAGCTGGACCCCGGCAAGGTGGAGATCAAAGACGTCGG GTGCTCGGGGCTGCACCGGGTGCAGACGGAGAGCGAGGTGATCGAGCAGGGCCGACAGCACCTCCAGTCCTACCTGGGCGAGCTCCTGGACGCCATCGTCAGGTCGGCCCCGGCGTGTCCCCCCCTGATCCGCGCCGCGTTCCGCCAGCTCTTCCAGCGCGTCGGGGAGCGCTTCCCGCAGCACCAG CACGCCAAATTTGTGGCTGTCACCAGCTTCCTGTGCCTGCGCTTCTTCTCGCCGGCCGTGATGACCCCCAAGCTGTTCCAGCTGCGGGCCACACACGCGGACGCGCGGACTAGCCgcacgctgctgctgctggccaag GCCATCCAGCTGGTCGGGAACATGGAGCCGGCAGCCGGGCGGGCCAAGGAGACGTGGCTGTCGCCGCTGCTGCccgccctgcagcagggcaccGCCCGCATGAGGGACTTCATCACCCGCCTGGTGGGCACGGAGGAGGACCAGGGCgaggaggagggtgaggggcggcccccgccggcCGTGGTGAAGGAGGGGCTGCTCCTTGTGCACAAAACACGGGGCAATGGGCCGCTGCTCGCTGCTGCCGCCGGTAAGAAACTCCATTTCTGCCTCACCGGAGAGTCCCTGAGCTTCGGCAAGAGCCCCGGAGCGGAG CGTATTGGTGCCATAGCCCTGGGCGACATCCTGGCGGCcgagaaggtggaggagaagaGCTTCGGCAGCTCCCACGTCATGCAGGTGGTCTACCTGGCCACGGGCGGGCAGCAGGAGACGGCCTACCTGCAGTGCAAG TGTGTCAACGAGCTGAACCAGTGGCTGTCAGCCCTGCGCAAGGTGTGCGGCAACAACCCCCGAGTGCTCCGCTCCTACCACCCCGGTGTGTTCCGCGGGGACaagtggagctgctgccaccagcgCGACAGGACAG GGCTGGGATGCGACCGAACCCGGCACGGCGTCACCCTGCAGGACTGGAGTGACCCGCTGGACCCCACGGTGGAGGCTCAGCGCCTCttccagcacctgcagggccTCCGGGACACCCTCag GGACAAgtactgggagctgctggagccggAGCACGCCCAGAACGGCCCGCGGGGTGAAG CGGTGGCTCTGAGGCGGGAGCCGCCCGTGTCTGGGCCGCCGTGCCCAGCCCCGCTGGCGCCATTGCCCGCAGCGGGTCCTCCCGCCCGCCTGGGGGCGCTGTGGGGCCGCGAGGAGCACCGAGAGGGCGGAAGTGACGTATCGGAAGCGAAGCGGCGGCCGCCATAG
- the LOC132337497 gene encoding ras GTPase-activating protein 4-like isoform X4 produces MARRSALSIRIVEGRNLPAKDITGSSDPYCIVKIDDEAIIRTATVWKTLSPFWGEEYEVQLQPGFHSISIYVMDEDALSRDDIIGKVCITRDMLAEHPKGYSGWMSLSEVDPDEEVQGEIHLRVEVLGSQGSRRLRCSVLEARDLARKDRNGASDPFVRLRYNGKTQESTVVKKSCYPRWNETFEFELAEPAGEKLCVEVWDWDLVGRNDFLGKAPGQPGLAAAAGEASGRDGSSLPLLPALGAAPVPGGEVGAPGEPNTLFRSNSLASKSMESFLKVTGMPYLHFVLGPTIARVFEEKKYVELDPGKVEIKDVGCSGLHRVQTESEVIEQGRQHLQSYLGELLDAIVRSAPACPPLIRAAFRQLFQRVGERFPQHQHAKFVAVTSFLCLRFFSPAVMTPKLFQLRATHADARTSRTLLLLAKAIQLVGNMEPAAGRAKETWLSPLLPALQQGTARMRDFITRLVGTEEDQGEEEGEGRPPPAVVKEGLLLVHKTRGNGPLLAAAAGKKLHFCLTGESLSFGKSPGAERIGAIALGDILAAEKVEEKSFGSSHVMQVVYLATGGQQETAYLQCKCVNELNQWLSALRKVCGNNPRVLRSYHPGVFRGDKWSCCHQRDRTGLGCDRTRHGVTLQDWSDPLDPTVEAQRLFQHLQGLRDTLRDKYWELLEPEHAQNGPRGEVMAALESLPMALLVPADHRGGVSSGDTADGVAAVCSPPGTAAGRSGGSEAGAARVWAAVPSPAGAIARSGSSRPPGGAVGPRGAPRGRK; encoded by the exons ATGGCCCGGCGCAGCGCCCTCTCCATCCGCATCGTGGAGGGCAGGAACCTGCCCGCCAAGGACAT CACGGGGAGCAGTGACCCATACTGCATTGTGAAGATCGACGATGAGGCCATCATCAG GACTGCCACGGTGTGGAAGACGCTGTCCCCGTTCTGGGGGGAGGAATACGaggtgcagctccagcctggcttccACAGCATCTCCATCTACGTCATGGACGAGGATGCCCTCAG CCGTGATGACATCATTGGGAAGGTCTGCATCACCCGGGACATGCTGGCAGAGCACCCCAAGG GATACAGTGGCTGGATGAGCCTCAGCGAGGTGGACCCTGATGAGGAGGTGCAGGGGGAGATCCACCTGCGGGTGGAggtcctgggcagccagggcagtcGGCGGCTGCGCTGCTCCGTGCTGGAGGCCAG GGATTTGGCCAGGAAGGACCGGAATGGTGCCTCCGACCCCTTTGTCCGCCTGCGCTACAATGGGAAGACACAGGAGAGCACC GTGGTCAAGAAATCCTGTTACCCTCGCTGGAATGAGACCTTCGAGTTTGAGCTGGCTGAGCCTGCCGGGGAGAAGCTCTGCGTGGAGGTGTGGGACTGGGACCTCGTCGGCAGGAACGACTTCCTGGGCAAG gcgccggggcagcctgggctcgctgcagctgcaggtgaaGCTTCGGGACGAGACGGTTCTTCCCTCCCACTGCTACCAGCCCTTggtgcagctcctgtgccaggaggTGAAGTCGGGGCGCCAG GCGAGCCCAACACTCTGTTCCGGAGCAACTCTCTGGCCTCAAAGTCGATGGAGTCCTTCCTCAAG GTGACAGGGATGCCTTATCTGCACTTTGTCCTGGGCCCCACCATCGCCCGCGTGTTTGAGGAGAAGAAATACGTGGAGCTGGACCCCGGCAAGGTGGAGATCAAAGACGTCGG GTGCTCGGGGCTGCACCGGGTGCAGACGGAGAGCGAGGTGATCGAGCAGGGCCGACAGCACCTCCAGTCCTACCTGGGCGAGCTCCTGGACGCCATCGTCAGGTCGGCCCCGGCGTGTCCCCCCCTGATCCGCGCCGCGTTCCGCCAGCTCTTCCAGCGCGTCGGGGAGCGCTTCCCGCAGCACCAG CACGCCAAATTTGTGGCTGTCACCAGCTTCCTGTGCCTGCGCTTCTTCTCGCCGGCCGTGATGACCCCCAAGCTGTTCCAGCTGCGGGCCACACACGCGGACGCGCGGACTAGCCgcacgctgctgctgctggccaag GCCATCCAGCTGGTCGGGAACATGGAGCCGGCAGCCGGGCGGGCCAAGGAGACGTGGCTGTCGCCGCTGCTGCccgccctgcagcagggcaccGCCCGCATGAGGGACTTCATCACCCGCCTGGTGGGCACGGAGGAGGACCAGGGCgaggaggagggtgaggggcggcccccgccggcCGTGGTGAAGGAGGGGCTGCTCCTTGTGCACAAAACACGGGGCAATGGGCCGCTGCTCGCTGCTGCCGCCGGTAAGAAACTCCATTTCTGCCTCACCGGAGAGTCCCTGAGCTTCGGCAAGAGCCCCGGAGCGGAG CGTATTGGTGCCATAGCCCTGGGCGACATCCTGGCGGCcgagaaggtggaggagaagaGCTTCGGCAGCTCCCACGTCATGCAGGTGGTCTACCTGGCCACGGGCGGGCAGCAGGAGACGGCCTACCTGCAGTGCAAG TGTGTCAACGAGCTGAACCAGTGGCTGTCAGCCCTGCGCAAGGTGTGCGGCAACAACCCCCGAGTGCTCCGCTCCTACCACCCCGGTGTGTTCCGCGGGGACaagtggagctgctgccaccagcgCGACAGGACAG GGCTGGGATGCGACCGAACCCGGCACGGCGTCACCCTGCAGGACTGGAGTGACCCGCTGGACCCCACGGTGGAGGCTCAGCGCCTCttccagcacctgcagggccTCCGGGACACCCTCag GGACAAgtactgggagctgctggagccggAGCACGCCCAGAACGGCCCGCGGGGTGAAG TGATGGCAGCCCTGGAGTCTCTGCCCATGGccctgctggtgccagctgaTCACCGCGGTGGTGTCTCCAGCGGCGACACCGCTGATGGGGTCGCTGCTGTGTGTTCTCCTCCCGGCACGGCCGCTGGCCGCAGCGGTGGCTCTGAGGCGGGAGCCGCCCGTGTCTGGGCCGCCGTGCCCAGCCCCGCTGGCGCCATTGCCCGCAGCGGGTCCTCCCGCCCGCCTGGGGGCGCTGTGGGGCCGCGAGGAGCACCGAGAGGGCGGAAGTGA
- the LOC132337497 gene encoding ras GTPase-activating protein 4-like isoform X1, with protein MARRSALSIRIVEGRNLPAKDITGSSDPYCIVKIDDEAIIRTATVWKTLSPFWGEEYEVQLQPGFHSISIYVMDEDALSRDDIIGKVCITRDMLAEHPKGYSGWMSLSEVDPDEEVQGEIHLRVEVLGSQGSRRLRCSVLEARDLARKDRNGASDPFVRLRYNGKTQESTVVKKSCYPRWNETFEFELAEPAGEKLCVEVWDWDLVGRNDFLGKVVFSVQGLEAAGQEEGWFRLWPDKSKPTEDERRGSLGSLQLQVKLRDETVLPSHCYQPLVQLLCQEVKSGRQDGQVHLVTLLDETTTAECRQEVAINLVKLFLGQGLVKEFLDLLFELELAKPCEPNTLFRSNSLASKSMESFLKVTGMPYLHFVLGPTIARVFEEKKYVELDPGKVEIKDVGCSGLHRVQTESEVIEQGRQHLQSYLGELLDAIVRSAPACPPLIRAAFRQLFQRVGERFPQHQHAKFVAVTSFLCLRFFSPAVMTPKLFQLRATHADARTSRTLLLLAKAIQLVGNMEPAAGRAKETWLSPLLPALQQGTARMRDFITRLVGTEEDQGEEEGEGRPPPAVVKEGLLLVHKTRGNGPLLAAAAGKKLHFCLTGESLSFGKSPGAERIGAIALGDILAAEKVEEKSFGSSHVMQVVYLATGGQQETAYLQCKCVNELNQWLSALRKVCGNNPRVLRSYHPGVFRGDKWSCCHQRDRTGLGCDRTRHGVTLQDWSDPLDPTVEAQRLFQHLQGLRDTLRDKYWELLEPEHAQNGPRGEVMAALESLPMALLVPADHRGGVSSGDTADGVAAVCSPPGTAAGRSGGSEAGAARVWAAVPSPAGAIARSGSSRPPGGAVGPRGAPRGRK; from the exons ATGGCCCGGCGCAGCGCCCTCTCCATCCGCATCGTGGAGGGCAGGAACCTGCCCGCCAAGGACAT CACGGGGAGCAGTGACCCATACTGCATTGTGAAGATCGACGATGAGGCCATCATCAG GACTGCCACGGTGTGGAAGACGCTGTCCCCGTTCTGGGGGGAGGAATACGaggtgcagctccagcctggcttccACAGCATCTCCATCTACGTCATGGACGAGGATGCCCTCAG CCGTGATGACATCATTGGGAAGGTCTGCATCACCCGGGACATGCTGGCAGAGCACCCCAAGG GATACAGTGGCTGGATGAGCCTCAGCGAGGTGGACCCTGATGAGGAGGTGCAGGGGGAGATCCACCTGCGGGTGGAggtcctgggcagccagggcagtcGGCGGCTGCGCTGCTCCGTGCTGGAGGCCAG GGATTTGGCCAGGAAGGACCGGAATGGTGCCTCCGACCCCTTTGTCCGCCTGCGCTACAATGGGAAGACACAGGAGAGCACC GTGGTCAAGAAATCCTGTTACCCTCGCTGGAATGAGACCTTCGAGTTTGAGCTGGCTGAGCCTGCCGGGGAGAAGCTCTGCGTGGAGGTGTGGGACTGGGACCTCGTCGGCAGGAACGACTTCCTGGGCAAG GTGGTGTTCAGTGTCCAGGGGCTGGAGGCGGCCGGGCAGGAGGAGGGGTGGTTCAGGCTGTGGCCAGACAAGTCCAAGCCGACAGAGGACGA gcgccggggcagcctgggctcgctgcagctgcaggtgaaGCTTCGGGACGAGACGGTTCTTCCCTCCCACTGCTACCAGCCCTTggtgcagctcctgtgccaggaggTGAAGTCGGGGCGCCAG GATGGCCAAGTGCACCTGGTCACCCTCCTGGACGAAACCACCACGGCCGAGTGCCGGCAGGAGGTCGCCATCAACTTGGTCAAACTCTtcctgggccaggggctggTCAAGGAGTTCCTGGACCTGCTCTTTGAGCTGGAGCTGGCCAAGCCCT GCGAGCCCAACACTCTGTTCCGGAGCAACTCTCTGGCCTCAAAGTCGATGGAGTCCTTCCTCAAG GTGACAGGGATGCCTTATCTGCACTTTGTCCTGGGCCCCACCATCGCCCGCGTGTTTGAGGAGAAGAAATACGTGGAGCTGGACCCCGGCAAGGTGGAGATCAAAGACGTCGG GTGCTCGGGGCTGCACCGGGTGCAGACGGAGAGCGAGGTGATCGAGCAGGGCCGACAGCACCTCCAGTCCTACCTGGGCGAGCTCCTGGACGCCATCGTCAGGTCGGCCCCGGCGTGTCCCCCCCTGATCCGCGCCGCGTTCCGCCAGCTCTTCCAGCGCGTCGGGGAGCGCTTCCCGCAGCACCAG CACGCCAAATTTGTGGCTGTCACCAGCTTCCTGTGCCTGCGCTTCTTCTCGCCGGCCGTGATGACCCCCAAGCTGTTCCAGCTGCGGGCCACACACGCGGACGCGCGGACTAGCCgcacgctgctgctgctggccaag GCCATCCAGCTGGTCGGGAACATGGAGCCGGCAGCCGGGCGGGCCAAGGAGACGTGGCTGTCGCCGCTGCTGCccgccctgcagcagggcaccGCCCGCATGAGGGACTTCATCACCCGCCTGGTGGGCACGGAGGAGGACCAGGGCgaggaggagggtgaggggcggcccccgccggcCGTGGTGAAGGAGGGGCTGCTCCTTGTGCACAAAACACGGGGCAATGGGCCGCTGCTCGCTGCTGCCGCCGGTAAGAAACTCCATTTCTGCCTCACCGGAGAGTCCCTGAGCTTCGGCAAGAGCCCCGGAGCGGAG CGTATTGGTGCCATAGCCCTGGGCGACATCCTGGCGGCcgagaaggtggaggagaagaGCTTCGGCAGCTCCCACGTCATGCAGGTGGTCTACCTGGCCACGGGCGGGCAGCAGGAGACGGCCTACCTGCAGTGCAAG TGTGTCAACGAGCTGAACCAGTGGCTGTCAGCCCTGCGCAAGGTGTGCGGCAACAACCCCCGAGTGCTCCGCTCCTACCACCCCGGTGTGTTCCGCGGGGACaagtggagctgctgccaccagcgCGACAGGACAG GGCTGGGATGCGACCGAACCCGGCACGGCGTCACCCTGCAGGACTGGAGTGACCCGCTGGACCCCACGGTGGAGGCTCAGCGCCTCttccagcacctgcagggccTCCGGGACACCCTCag GGACAAgtactgggagctgctggagccggAGCACGCCCAGAACGGCCCGCGGGGTGAAG TGATGGCAGCCCTGGAGTCTCTGCCCATGGccctgctggtgccagctgaTCACCGCGGTGGTGTCTCCAGCGGCGACACCGCTGATGGGGTCGCTGCTGTGTGTTCTCCTCCCGGCACGGCCGCTGGCCGCAGCGGTGGCTCTGAGGCGGGAGCCGCCCGTGTCTGGGCCGCCGTGCCCAGCCCCGCTGGCGCCATTGCCCGCAGCGGGTCCTCCCGCCCGCCTGGGGGCGCTGTGGGGCCGCGAGGAGCACCGAGAGGGCGGAAGTGA
- the LOC132337502 gene encoding uroplakin-3b-like protein 1 produces the protein MWAVGDHRRVPGDAEPALPHSRPRHPGARIMLPLLLLLLPAAHGIDQVGPRPALTQVQLEGVTTASTFVLDQPHCVFNNYSNAIIWLVVALDKDAFAFNNSAGPGTNETAFQSFPDPVHAYMTLNATLDSYPCPKPAGDITVLRVGSETSCAQDNTRPTCNGPLPGPGPYRVKFLALEGSVPVAETGWSAQITLRTAKSPNSIPTTSSGHSAGMIAITTILSILFAILLAGLVAMLVFWGSDSCDSSIFSKQESVSVRRYNTHHVYDQPAARL, from the exons ATGTGGGCGGTTGGTGACCACAGGCGGGTCCCAGGGGACGCGGAGCCCGCACTCCCGCACTCCCGCCCTCGGCACCCAGGCGCCCGCATCATGCTCccgctgctcctcctgctcctgcccgcCGCACACGGCATAG ACCAGGTCGGGCCCAGGccagccctgacccaggtgcagctggagggggtGACGACCGCCTCCACCTTCGTGCTGGACCAGCCCCACTGCGTCTTCAACAACTACAGCAACGCCATCATCTGGCTGGTGGTGGCCCTGGACAAGG ATGCATTCGCCTTCAACAACAGCGCGGGGCCGGGCACTAACGAGACCGCATTCCAGAGCTTCCCTGATCCTGTCCATGCCTACATGACCCTCAACGCCACCCTGGACAGCTACCCCTGCCCCAAACCGGCCGGGGACATCACGGTGCTGCGGGTGGGCAGCGAGACGAGCTGTGCCCAGGATAACACGAGACCCACGTGCAACGgccccctgcccggccccgggccCTACCG GGTGAAGTTCCTCGCCCTGGAGGGCTCTGTGCCCGTGGCTGAGACAGGCTGGTCGGCACAAATCACGCTGAGGACAG CCAAATCACCCAACAGCATCCCCACGACGAGCAGCGGGCACAGCGCCGGCATGATCGCCATCACCACCATCCTCTCCATCCTCTTCGCCATCCTCCTGGCCGGACTGGTGGCCATGCTCGTCTTCTGGGG ctcgGACTCCTGCGACAGCAGCATCTTCAGCAAGCAGGAGTCGGTGTCGGTGCGGCGGTACAACACCCACCACGTCTATGACCAGCCGGCCGCCCGGCTCTga